The stretch of DNA ACTGTCCCGTGATTAGGCGCTTCGAATATCGATATCGAATTCCCTTTCAAAATATCCTTTGTGAAAAAAAAGTATGCCATATCAGGCCTTCCCCAAGGTCCATAAACAGTGAAAAATCTCAAACCTGTTAAAGAAAGTCCATATATATGATTATAAGTATGCGCGATTTCTTCGCCCGCTTTCTTGGTAGCAGCATACAAACTAGCAGGTTGATCAGTCTTATCTTTCTCAGAAAATGGAACTTTTGTGTTCAATCCATAAACAGAACTTGAAGAAGCCCAAACAATAGCAGGTTGAGGTTCAACATTTTTACAAACTTCAAGTAAATTAACAAAACCAGCAATGTTACTATGAACATAAGAACCAGGATTTTCCATAGCATACCTCACACCAGCTTGAGCAGCCAAATGCATTACATGAGTAAATGAAACAACTTCAAATAGTTTCTTCAAAAGTGTGGCATCATTTATATCGCCTTCGACAATGAACACCCCGTTGTGCTCTAAGAGCGCTTGTCGACCGCGTTTCAAAGACGGGTCATAGTAGTCATTGAAATTATCAAGACCAAGAACACCATCACCTCTTTGTTTCAGTGCAATAGAGGTATGTGTTCCAACGAAACCTGCAGCACCTGTCACAAGGACAGTGACTCCATTTTTGGAAGTCACTCTTGCAGAAGAACGAACCTTCTTTTCCCATGCTGAACCTCCATAATTGTAGGTTCTTAAGGATCTACGAGATGTGTCTGATGAAAATGATGAAGGTGTTctgaagaaaaggaaaaatattatACCAACAAAAAGAATGGACCAAAATGTGAACTTTGTAAAGGAAGAATGTTGCCATCTTCTATGAAAGTAGGGACCTTTCTCCATCTTGAACTTGCCAGGTGATGAAGGTATGTTGTCCATGTCGTGTGacaattgttttatttattgttcAAATGTTGATATCAAAAATTCAGGTTTTGAGATCATTAAACATTGTTCAAAGTATTGAATCAATGTGTTATTTAAGAGAAAGATCTTGTGATGTTTGTTTTTTGGTTTTAGAAAGTCAatggattttattttgttttttggcttttattttgaaataattgaaacaaaattaAGACTTAACTTAATGAACAatgtttttgttcttttctatTGTgattccttttgattttgttttgtgTTGCAAAAAACAAGAGGCACATTCTCTTGTTTCTATTATCTTTCCAATTTGATTGGCTGAAAGGCCTTAAATTTTGGAGTTCCAAAAATTATGTAGCAATTTTATTTGAGGATATTTTGGTTTTGGAAAACTTGTTAATGGAGGGAGGAGAATTAAAGGTAGAGATTTGAGGAGCGTAATCATTGGTTTTATGCAATGGATGCCATTCTTAGGCTTTTCTATAAAGAGTCCCTTGTTTCTCCACCATTGAAAGGGtgtgacatattttttttaggaaCCAAAATAGATAATGTAAAAGGTGTGACATTTGTGACTTTGTAATTTTGGATAATCTATTTATTAGAGAATTTAGAGGATATGTAAGAAGTGAGTTTCACTCTCTAATATAATaaggtttttaaataaaataaaaaaagaaggttaaaagaattatatatattaaacactATGCTAGTACAAGTTGTGTCACCAATAGCAATAGAAACATAGTTACAATCTCTAGTATAATAACTTGATATATAGAGTAGTCAttatattatctattataatCTAGTAAAATAGATTCTCCAACCATTCATCGGcatctaattatattttatgccacataattttatttgtgaCATTTCACttatttgtttaattgttaTAGTTTGAATCTTTTCTCTTTCTATTCTTCAATAGTAACAACTCATAATGCAATAAACATTTCTCTATTATCtaattatcatttattaaatgtGAATTTATTTCGTAACCAGGACTCCCAAACTGTTCATGGACACCTAATTACATTTTATGTCACATAACTCTATTTGTGTCACTTCACTTATTTGCTTAGTTTTCATAGTTATATTCTCTTCTCTTTCTATTCTTTGTATACAGtacaaaatttcatttcatctaTTACATTTCAtttaatcaacaaaaaaaaaagtttcaacaGTAAACAATATTAATAACACCTCATAATGCAATAAATGTTtctctattatatatttaccatttattaaatgtaaatttattCTGTAACAATTCTTAATGTAAGCCCAAATGCTTATCCTTCTTTTTTAGATTGAACCAAGATTCAAGAATACACGACACCGCATCCTCGAGACATGAGCCATAAGTTATACTAACTTCCTCTCTAATTTGagtataacaaaattatttttgtggtgtttgatgaaatgcaaCTGATGTTTATACTAATTTGAGTAACtaattttggtatatttttctccttcatgaatcATGACCATCTTCTTCTTTCATAGGGGATTGCTAGTCACTATAAATGCGTGTTCCATTTTATGTCTAATATTATGTTACATGATTTTTATGTTATCTTTcatttataatatcattaatacaaaaacctatttatttaatttatgtcgATGCAGATTATTAATGTTCCAATCATCAAATCGTACATTTTTCCTCCTTTCAGTCACTTCTTATTAGGTCTAgttgttcttctttttttcaAACCATAAAAACTTGATAGTTCCTAATTTCGTTCATTCAAAGTAGATTCATTGTTACAATGCATTTTTTTAGCGCAATAAATCAATGGACCAATATTTAGAATTTACACAATTCTTGGAAAATTAAAGTCCTCATAATAATTAAGaaacaataatatcaatacaTTTGTCTAAAAGATAATTTGAAACCtctaattaatgtttttaactttACGTCCtccaaatcaaattttaatatttcctTTTGCATTATAATTGTATCAAGAGTGGCATTATATTTGTTGCTTTCAACTCATATaactcaacaacaacaaaaacctaACGCAAGAGAAATGTGAACTGGAAATGAAAAGATGAATGTTACAAATTAGATTTTAaccaaatattttagatttgtcacaaatttgtaaatttttatttcattcacAAGTCAAGTTTACGAGGAAACAAATATTTCCTCCATCTCATTTAAAATGTCtcattaatcaattttttgtgTCTCAAATTATTTGTCATATTACAATACCAATACaacattaattagtttttttttctcactaATATacgtttatttattatatttcaactcatcaaatttttccactaactacaattaataaaaaaattgagtacaCGAAACATTTTATCATTGAAGCCAAACTaactaatcattttttaaagaattgtaGACACCTCAAATGAGATTTTTAAAATGAGACGGAAGAAGTAGCTATCTTGAAGAGTCATGTCACTTTTCACGCTAATACAATGAAAACAAAGTTTCTACCGAATTTCAGAATTATTCTATTCTAAAtacacatatttttataatcgAATTTAAGTAATGTCTTTTTTAAGTTGAACTTATGTTATACATTTGTTTTATTTCAAACATGTTCCTTTAAGCTAGCCTATAATCGtagaaagaaaattaattactactacaaatttaaatcattcaaccattttttaatttctttagatgtcttgtgaattttatatatgataatgtcatttttaatatttttttcaagttaTTCTTTTATGACGTGGCTAGTACTTTACTGTTAACTTCTTTCCCTNNNNNNNNNNNNNNNNNNNNNNNNNNNNNNNNNNNNNNNNNNNNNNNNNNNNNNNNNNNNNNNNNNNNNNNNNNNNNNTCCCTATAATTCATactgttaaatattatattagaatgtaaataattagaCTAGATGGACTGTAAGTATTCCAGCCCGTtagtattactgtaaattagggttgtttaatactctttgtctatataaagaaatttcgttgtgtagttgaaaacacgggttattcaatatgtctctcaatactctttatattcaacatggtatcagagcctattgAGAGACAACCCTAATCGTCAACTACCCGGTGGACCCACTATCTctggagaattttttttttctttctttttcggCAAACCGTGTTCTCAACTCCGGTTTCCCCATCTCTTCCTTTGATACGCTGATTTATCAATCCCTGTCCATCCGTTCACGCTCTACTGTCACTGTCGTCACtgtatttgatgatttttttcaaCGAATGACCACTCCAGCAGCGTTGTACACCCCAGATCGGCCAAATCCTTCAGTCGCGTCATCAGAAACAGCCACACGCGCCCTCACGCGTCGCCTGCCATCACGTGTGTGAGATCCATGCGTTGCCTACAACCACCCCGCGTGACGGCGCGTACGACAAACGTTCACGACGCTGATTCTTCCATAGCACTCGCCTTGGCCTCTTGCTTCAATATCTACCCTCAGTTTTCAGTTTTGAGTTACGAATATATGAGTTCTAGTTCAAACATCCCATGTTTTCCCGGTTCAGACGCGTTTCTGACACTCTTTACTGACCATGACGTCTCAGTTTGAAACAAAGAGCATCTTCACCAACTACATCATTTCTCCTCTCTctgttgaaaaattgaatggatcaaattatgatagttgggcCGCCGACATCAAACTATGGCTGCGTGATCTAGGTTACGAGAACCATCTCACTCAAAATCCTAAAAAGGTGAGTGTGACTGAAACATCCAAATGAAGTCAGATTAATGTTCAGTTGTGTAGTGTCATTAAGTCTACACTTCATTCAGATGTTAAACTGATTTTCCGTCCGCATCTCACGTGTGAATCGGTTTGGAGTCAAGCAAAGGCACTTTATACTAACGACACACAACGTCTTTATGGAGTTTGTCACCGGTTGTTGAATATCATTACTCCAAAGACACTCGATGACTCTATTTCTTCATATCTTGGCACCGATCATAGTGCACTTTATGACTTTAATGAGCTTCTCCCTCTTGCTACAAGTAATCCAGTTGAACAGAAGAAGGAGTTGGACCAACGCAACACCTTCTTCATGCTTCTTGCACTCTATGGTATACCCCAGGAGTACTCTGCAACTCGTGATTAAATTTTGAGATATGTTACTGTTCCGAATATGTCTACTACTCAGCGATCCTTCTTCGAGTACTAGCAAAACATCCAGTTGAGCATTCTATTACTTCAGTTCCGGGTGACACTGTTGCCCTTGCATCTCAAGGACATAATCAGAATCGTTCTCGTGGAGGACCATCCAAATCTAAGCCTCGTCCCAAATGTGAGCATTGTAATCGGCTTGGACACACTAATGATCGCTGTTGGAAGTTGCATGGTAAGCCTTCGCCTTCGATAAATGCAACTCAGCTTGATCATTCTGCCACTATTTAGACTACACCATCTCCACAAGGCTCCCCGACAAATTATGGAGATTTTCTCCGATGGGTTCAGAGTCATCTGAACTCTAGTTCTCCCACTTCGGTAGCACACACTGGTAACTCATCTGTTTACCTCTCTCACTCATCTTCTCTCGGCACttggattcttgattctggtgcgTCTGATCATGTTACTGATAATAAAGGTCTCTT from Cicer arietinum cultivar CDC Frontier isolate Library 1 chromosome 3, Cicar.CDCFrontier_v2.0, whole genome shotgun sequence encodes:
- the LOC101501565 gene encoding UDP-glucuronate 4-epimerase 2-like, giving the protein MDNIPSSPGKFKMEKGPYFHRRWQHSSFTKFTFWSILFVGIIFFLFFRTPSSFSSDTSRRSLRTYNYGGSAWEKKVRSSARVTSKNGVTVLVTGAAGFVGTHTSIALKQRGDGVLGLDNFNDYYDPSLKRGRQALLEHNGVFIVEGDINDATLLKKLFEVVSFTHVMHLAAQAGVRYAMENPGSYVHSNIAGFVNLLEVCKNVEPQPAIVWASSSSVYGLNTKVPFSEKDKTDQPASLYAATKKAGEEIAHTYNHIYGLSLTGLRFFTVYGPWGRPDMAYFFFTKDILKGNSISIFEAPNHGTVARDFTYIDDIVRGCLGALDTAEKSTGSGGKKRGPAQLRVFNLGNTSPVPVTELVSILERLLKVKAKRNVMKMPRNGDVQFTHANISYAKKEFGYKPTTDLETGLKNFVRWYLNYYSVAATAE